Proteins encoded by one window of Megachile rotundata isolate GNS110a chromosome 10, iyMegRotu1, whole genome shotgun sequence:
- the LOC100880166 gene encoding optic atrophy 3 protein homolog → MVVGVFPALKLGVLFVKQISKPLAKFLVNQAKNHPVFRTYFIIPPAQFYHWAEVKAKMYLMNLGKPTKVAKLNEAMAIELGANLMGEVIIFSVAGGCLILEYNRQVAKETKKEEARLAQIQKFKDDIESLNRITSQQQSDIQYLTEACKELAKSTRHRLPEKVIVHETSQDINVNSKTNVETHSRETEKTSLIEQAIVYYENEVKAYKIS, encoded by the exons atGGTCGTAGGTGTTTTTCCCGCCCTCAAATTGGGAGTTTTATTTGTTAAACAAATAAGTAAACCTTTGGCAAAATTTCttgttaaccaagcaaaaaatcaTCCTGTATTtagaacatattttattataccacCTGCTCAGT TTTATCATTGGGCAGAAGTTAAAGCTAAAATGTATCTAATGAACCTTGGTAAGCCTAcgaaagttgcaaaattgaacGAAGCTATGGCAATAGAATTAGGAGCAAATTTGATGGGCGAAGTTATTATTTTCAGTGTCGCCGGTGGTTGTCTAATATTAGAATATAATCGTCAAGTGGCGAAAGAAACCAAAAAAGAAGAAGCGCGTCTAGCACAAATACAGAAGTTTAAAGATGACATAGAAAGTTTAAATAGAATTACATCTCAACAACAAAGCGACATTCAATATCTAACGGAAGCTTGTAAAGAATTAGCAAAATCTACGAGACATAGATTACCTGAAAAAGTAATAGTACATGAAACGAGTCAAGATATAAATGTTAACTCGAAAACAAATGTAGAAACACATAGTAGAGAAACTGAGAAAACGTCGCTTATTGAGCAAGCTATAGTATATTATGAAAATGAAGTAAAAGCGTACAAAATCAGttaa
- the EMRE gene encoding essential MCU regulator, producing the protein MTLQRAFFIFRNVSNSIKVNAETRIHVRSRTTTPSGAILPEPKRTRFGFLGVICSVMTGLVIGATLSKMMANFLEEKELFVPSDDDDDDD; encoded by the coding sequence ATGACGTTGCAACgcgcattttttatatttcgtaaTGTTAGTAATTCCATTAAAGTGAACGCAGAAACCAGAATACATGTTCGATCAAGAACAACGACGCCTTCAGGCGCCATTCTTCCAGAGCCGAAAAGGACACGTTTTGGATTCTTGGGTGTTATTTGCAGTGTCATGACAGGATTGGTTATCGGAGCCACTCTGAGCAAAATGATGGCTAATTTTTTGGAAGAGAAAGAACTGTTCGTACCGTcagacgacgacgatgacgacgattAA